CCGGCTCCCTCGATGAAACAGAGCGGGGAGACCTCCTGGGGTTCTTCACGGTTGAACTGGAGCGGATGGAGGACGAGAAAAAAGTGGCCAAGAGTATCCGATCCATCCCCGCTGTTATGAATGTACAGAAAGTACAGAGCCTGCAGAACAGACCCCTTCCGGAGTAAAGCTTTGAATCTCAATATTGTTCTCCACGAACCGGAAATTCCCCAGAATACTGGAAACATCGCCCGGACCTGCAGCGCCACCGGCGCGTCTCTTCATCTGATCCGGCCTCTGGGCTTCTCGGTGGATGAAAAATCGGTCCGCCGCGCCGGACTCGATTACTGGCACCTGCTCGATATCCATTATTACGACGATCTGGAGGATTTTTTCGGAAAAAATCCTGAAGGTCTTCATGTTTTTGCCACAACCAAAGCGGAAAAGACCTACGACGAGCCCCTCTACACCTCCCATGAATCTGTCTATCTGATCTTCGGAAAGGAATCGAAGGGATTGCCGGAGGAACTGCTTGTCAAACACAGAGCGAACTGCGTCAGAATCCCCATGATCGGCGAAGCGCGGTCTCTCAATCTCTCCAATTCAGTCGCCATCATGGCTTATGAAGTGATGCGGCAATGCGGGTTTGATTTTCTGCAGAAAGAAGGAAAACTCCACAGGCTCTCATGGGACTGACCGATCCGAGGCATATATCGGTAAGAGAGCTGATCGCTGCCGTTCACCTCTCGGGAGACCTGGTCACCGAATCATGGTCCAACCGCCGGGCTGTCGAGGGAACGAAAGGACACAAAATCGTCCAGGAATCGAGAGGTGATGACTACCAGAAAGAGGTAAAAGTCTCCGGTGAGTTCAAGTCGGAAGAACTTGTGCTGATCGTCGACGGCAGGATGGACGGCCTGCTGCCCGCCTCGGATCTGCGGGAACGTCCGCTGATCGAAGAGATAAAAACCGTCACGGAGAGCTTTCCTCCCTCCTGGGAAGAAACGCCCGAAGAACACCGGCTTCAACTCCTCTCTTATGCCTGGCTTTACTGCAGGGAAGAGGACCTGGATAAAACCGATATACAGCTGACCTATTATCATATGACAACAGGTGAGGAAAAAAGCTTCTCACGAACCGTCACCCCCGATGATGCCGCCCCCTTCATCATGGAACTGACATCATCCTACCTTTTTCTCTGGAGTCGTTCGGTCGAACGGAACAGAGACAGGAATGAATCCATTCGCGGAGCTGATTTTCCCTACGGCGATTTCCGCGGTCCCCAGAGAGAGATGTCGGTAGCCGTTTATAGAACCCTGCGTGAAAAGGGAAAACTGATGGTCGAGGCGCCAACGGGAACGGGTAAAACTATGGGAGCTCTGTTTCCCGCCTTCAAGGCCCTGGGAGAAAATCTGGGAGACAGAATCTTCTATGCCACGGCCCGGACTCCCGGGCGGCTGGCAGCGGAGGAAGCGTTTTCGGATCTTCTCGGCACGGGAATGAAATGCCGGGCCGTATCGCTCACGGCCAAACAGAAAATATGCTTCAATCCCGGCAGGAAGTGCGCACCCGATGAATGCAGCTGGGCGGAGAACTACTACGGTAAATTATCAGAAGTACTGGAAAGCCTGGAGGAATCCACTCTGTTCAATAGAGAAAAAGTGGAGGAACTGGCGGTCGAACACCATATGTGTCCTTTCGAACTTTCTCTGGATATCTCTCTTGTCTCGGATCTGCTCATCTGCGATTACAACTACATTTTCGACCCGCTTGTAAAACTCAAGCGCTATTTCCAGTTCGGCAGAGGGGAAGATTATTTCCTTCTGACCGATGAAGCACACAACCTTCCCGACAGGAGCCGGGATATGTTCAGCGCCTCGATAAATAAAAAAGCCATACTGGAAGTTAAGCGGGAAGTGAAGGAGAGCCACCCGGTTCTGGCCAGGCGGCTTGAAAAGATTAACAAAATCCTTCTTGAAGAAATGAAAAATCTGAAAGAGGAAAACAGGAAATGGGATGAACGGGACAAAATACCCGAGGCCCTGCGCAAAGCTGTCGGCTTATTCCTGGAGGAAGCGGACAGTACAGATGCAGGACAGACTGTTCTTGATCTGACTTTTGAAATGAGGCGTTTCTACCGGATCAGCGAACTGGCGGGGGAACAGCACACCGTTCTGATAAGACGAAAAGGTCAAAGCTGTTTGACTCTTTCCCTTCTCAATATGGACCCTGCCCCTCTGCTGGAGAAAGCGTTCAAACAGTTCCGGAGTTCCGTCCTTTTTTCAGCGACCCTTATTCCCTCACAATACTTCTGCCGGACACTCTTCGGAGAACAGGAGATCGCTTTTCTGTCCCTTCCCTCCCCTTTTCCCGAGGAGAACTGTTCGATCTGTATCCGCACCGATATTGAAACGCGATACAATAAGAGAGAAGAATCCCTGCCCGCTCTTTGCAGCGCCATAGAGAGGGCCTTTTCCGTCAGAGAGGGCAATTACATTGTTTTCTTTCCCTCCTATTCTTATATGGAGCAGGCCGTGGAGTTTTTCCGGAATCATTATCCCGAAAGGGACATTCACCTTCAGGAAAGCGGGATGACCGAAGAGGACAGATCATCCTACCTGGACCGTTTTTCCCGGGACGGCGCAGACAGTCTGCTGGCTTTCGCCGTTATGGGAGGCATATTCGGCGAGGGGATCGATCTGAAAGGGGAAAAGCTGATAGGTGTGATGATAGTCGGACCGGGGCTGCCGGGAATTTCAGTTGAAAGAGATCTCTATAAAAAATATTATGAAGCGAACGGTGAGAGAGGTTTCGATTACGCTTACCGGCTGCCCGGCTTCAATAAAGTTCTCCAGGCGGCGGGAAGGGTGATAAGAAGCGAAAAGGACAGAGGACTGATTCTTCTGATCGACAGCCGATACGGATGGAACGAAACGAGAAAACTCTATCCCCCCTATTGGAGCCGAATACAGTACTGCCGGAATGAAGAGCAGATGAATAATACAATAGTGAATTTCTGGAGAGGATGAAGAGATGAAAGTTGAGAATTTTGATTTTGGAACAACGAAGGAAGGAGAGAAGGTCAGCGGGATCCGGATAAATAATGAAAAAGGGCTGGAAATGGCGCTTATCAGTTACGGAGCGACACTTACCTCTCTGAAAATGACAGACAGGAAGGGTAAGCAGGAAGAATGCCTTCTGGGTTTCGGTTCGGTTTCGGATTATGAGAAGCAGGACGCCTTTATCGGCGCGACTATAGGCCGCGTTGGCAACAGAATCGGAAAGGCAGCCTATGTTCTCGATGGAAAGGAATATAAGCTGTCGGTCAACGATCAGGGATGCAATCATCTTCACGGCGGAGCGAAAGGCTATGACAAAGTCATCTGGAACATTGAAGCCCTTAAAGAGACAGACAGAACCGGCGTCCGCTGCACTTACTTGAGCCGTGACGGAGAAGAAAATTATCCCGGGAATCTGGAAGTGGAAGTGATTTACTGGCTTACGGCGGATAATGAACTGATTATGGATTATAAAGCGGTAACCGATAAGAGAACACCCGTAAATCTGACAAACCACGCCTACTGGAACCTGAGCGGCGAGCACAGGGAAACCATTCACGACCACTATCTTCAGATCGAAGCGGAAAGTTATCTTCCCGTCGACGAAGTCTCCATTCCCACAGGCGAGATACGGAAGGTTGAAGGCACTCCTTTTGATTTCCGGAAACTCAAACAGATCGGACCGGATCTGGAAAAATCACAAGGCTTTGATCATAACTTCAATCTCTCAGCAGAAAAAAAAGAGACTCCCTCCAACCGCATTTATCTGGAACACAGGGGAAGCGGCCGGGCTATGGAGATTCTGACGACTGAACCGGGAGTCCAGTTTTACAGCGGCAATTTCCTCGGAGGACTGAAACAGATGGGACTGGATACGCACTATGCCCTCTGTCTGGAAACTCAGATGTATCCCGACTCAGTCAACAGGAAGGACTTTCCTTCCATCATTCTGAATCCCGGCGAGGTTTACAGACATACGACAATCCATAAATTCTCTCATATTAAGTAGCGAAGAGCGGGGACCTGTTTCATACTGTAAGAAAAGGCAGGTCCCTATGAAAAAGAAAGAAAAGATCAAAGTAGAGAATTTCCGCTATTTCAGAGAAAAGCACAAAGAGATAGCCGAGGCATATGACCATTTCGGCCAGCTGCTTCATGAAAAAGGCGGTCCCCTCGATGAAAAAACGCGCTGGCTCATCAAAATAGCCGTTTCCGCCGCCTCGCAGTATGATTTTGCCCTTCACACTCATATTGAAAAGGCTCTGGCCGCTGGTTGCACTCCCGAGGAGATCGAGCACGCCATACTTCTCGTTGCTCCCACAGTGGGATTCCCCAAAGCTATGGGAGCCCTGATGGTTTTCCGGGAAAAGGACTGATTCTTCTGGACGGTTAAAGGCAAAACTTTTATTCTGTTCCTATGAAAAGCTTACACACACCACTTGATATTCACGGGCTGAAAATACCCAATCGAATTGTTATGGCTCCGCTTGCCACATGGTTTTCCGATGAAAGCGGAAAAGTGAATGAAAAACATCTGAAGCACTATGGAGACAGGAAAGGCCCCGGCCTGATGATAGTTGAGGCGACCACCGTATCACCTGAAGGAAGATTATCGGAAACCCAGTTGGGCCTTTTTGATGACAATCAGATCGAAGGACATAAAAAACTGGCAGCTTTGATAGAAAGCAACGGATCGGTCCCGGGAATTCAGATACACCACGCAGGCGGTAAAGCCACGGTGAAAACAAATTACGGCCTGCTCCCGCTCGTTCCCTCCCGAAAGGGTGTGAAGGAAGGAAAGGAATGCCGCGAACTGACTGTGGAGGATATTCACAGAATCCAGAGGGATTTTGCCAGAGCGGCGGAAAGAGCTGTTGAATCAGGGTATAAATACATAGAATTACACGGCGCGCACGGATATCTGGGCACCCAGTTTCTCTCTCCCCTAACCAATAAACGAACGGACGGATACGGCGGCTCCCTTTCGGGACGGCAGCGATTTATATTGGAACTGTTTTCATTGGTTGAAAAAGCGGTGAACGGACGGGCTCTTGTTTCCATCCGGCTCGGAGCTGCTGAAAAGGAAGGGCTGACTCTGGAAGAAGGAATCGATACAGCGGAAAAACTCAAAGCCATGGGTATAAAGATAGTAAACATTTCCAGCGCCCATAGCATTCCGAAACTTGATGAGCTGGATGATGACAGGTTCTCTCCCCTGTTAAATATGGGCGCCAATGTGAAAAGAGCCACAGGCCTCACCGTTATCGGAGTCGGGGGCATAAAGAAAGCCGAAGAAGCGGTATCGGCTGTAGAGACCGGATTGATTGATATGGTTGCCGTGGGCAAAGCGATTCTCTGTGATCCCCGATGGGCGGAAAGAACACTTGCCGGAAAGGGAGAAGAGATTGAGCTGTGCATCGGGTGCCGTCCCTGTAAGTGGTTTACCGAGCCGGAGAAGTGCCCCGTGAGGGTGAAGAGGGAGAAAGCTGTTCAGTGAATAGTTTAATCACTACCATAATACACTTTTAATTCCGGATAATTGACAAAATCCTGCAAGCTGTTAAGCACAGCTCTGTACTCTCCTTCGTTATCAAAGAGCCTCAGCCCATAGCAGGAATTGTTTTTCCAATATTCAACTGTCGTTGTTATATCCATAAAGATAGGGGAAGTATCCGAATTCCAGGACCCGATATCGACATATGAACCATAAAACAAATCATCAAAAGTTGAAGATGTATTCCAATTCTGGCTAATTCTTCCGATATCTACTGCTATTACGTTTCCGGGACTTTGTATCCCAATTGAAAAAAAAGCTTGAAGCACGTTTTCGACATCAACTGAAGGGAAATTAATATAAGAGTGCAGATTTACACCATCGGAACCGGCATATAATTCAGCTGGAGAAAAAATAGGTCCGCTGGCACTTTGGTAAGGATCGGTATAAGCGTCAAGAGATGCTTTATAGTATGCGATCTGAATAGAGGCTGAGTCAAATTGTCCCTCTGAAATATACGCTGAGGCATCCTTTGTCCATATACCGAAGTGATAGAGAGCCCCTATCATAAAGTCGGAAAAGATGTATTCCGATAAAAGAGCGGAACCGATGTATACTTCTTCTCCATCAGCAGGTCCAGTTGGATTCGTATCTTGCTTAACTCTTATGATTATTTCAACTGCTTCTGTCTGATTATCTGTCGCCACCGCATCATCCCAGGTTAATTGTATTGAACTAGATACTCCTAAATCGAGGGCAGTTGCAACAGCAGAAAAATTTCCTACTTTTGCAACTTCTGGATCAGCATCCCCTCCTCCCCCCTCACTATCCTCATCTATCTTGACCAGAATCGCATCGATATAAGGTGAGGCAATATCACAGGAGACGATTAATGACATAAAAACCAGAGGAAAAAGTAAAATCAGCCGCTTTTTCATTCTTCTTCCTCCCAGAGAATCATATTTCCCGCCCCGCTGATCTCCGCGGCGCGAGCCGCTTCATCTCCTCTCAAATCGAGATAGGCATATTCCAGAGCCAATGAAGGTGCGATTTTTTCCAGCTGAGCGAATTTCTGCCGGACCATTCCGTAATTCTCAAGTTCATGATGGACCCTGGCCATGCTCAAAACCACGGCTTTATTGTCCGAATCGACTGCTTCCGCCCGTTCAAAGAATGCCAGGGCTCTGAGATAGTCCTCTTTTAAATAGTAGATATTTCCCATATTAACCAGTGCCGGCAGATACTCCCGTGTTCCCAGAATATTTTTAAATTCCCTTTCAGCCATATCGAGCAAACCGTATTTCGCATAGAGAACGGCAAGCTGGTTTCTGAATTTGACCTGATCCCCCTGCTCCTGGATCCGAGCCTGAATTTTCGCCACCTGAGGATAGATTTCCCTGTTGATAAATTTCTTCAGCGAATCGGAAAATCCACTAAGAACAGTTGACTTCGGCGGCAGATCGACATTCGAGACATTCTCGCTGAATCCCACAGCCTGATATATCTGCCAGGCTTCCCGGGTGGGGTATAAAGAGGCCTGATCCCTGGAGTTATTCTCGCGCCATTCTTTCGCCCCGGTTTCCCAGGCATCGAGAAAGTCCCTCTGAACCATAGTAATCTCGAGCGGGAACCACACTTTATCCTCAGTGAGAATCAGGTTATCTGACTGAGCGAAGGACCGCCGGACGGCAACAGGACTCATTTTAAGGGCAAAGCCGATATAAATATGACCGGGAATAGTGATAAAAGCAGTTTCCACACCGGACGCTTCAAGAAGCGATGCGAAAAGGATGGATAAATCATCGCAATCTCCGCTTGTGTATGTCAGGGTCTGTAGGGGAAATTGAAGAAAATCCACAGCCCGGCTTTCTCCCGACATCTCGGAGAAGGGGGTGGCCGGATCGATTTCGTAACGGATGTTCTTGTTCTTCACCGCTTCAAAAATCACCATGGCTTTCTGGAGATTCTCATCGACGAAGCTGTTCTTCTCCTCCTGCATCCAGTTGGTAATGTTCCTGGAGAAAGTGAGAATGGCCGGGTCTTTCGCATTGACGAAGGCGGCGATTTTCTTATCATCATCCCAGGTCAGGGCATTTCTGTTGTATATCTCTATGACTGGATTATATTCCTGGCTGTAGGTTTTATTTTTCAGCGTATATTCAAGTATGATCTGAGCCGAAGCTTTATTCCCTTCCGTAATCGTCATGACATCTTCTGTAAACAATCCGTATAGGTCTATATCAATTTTTTCCTTGCTTCCCAACTGGGGAGGAGCCCCGACATCCATGGGATTGTCCATGTACCTCTCAACAAAAAAGGTGATTTTTATATCGCTGATATCCGACTTTTCATAATTGAGCAGAGAGACCGTACCGATGGGATTATTGTCATAGTATTTATAGAGAATGGGATATACCGGGTCGAGAGCAAATTCGGAAAGCTCGACTCCGTCATTTTTTTCATCCAGAAGTTGCGGCTTGGGTTTTTCCACCCGGGGAGCTCTTTCCGGATAGGTAATGTCGATAAGATTGATTTTAGTTCCGATCGAGAAGCTCAGACCGTTATAGAGGTTATTGTAGAAACCGTAACCGATTCCCGCGTGAATCGAGAGAGTATCATTAATGGAAAAACTTCCTGAAAACTCGGCGTCATAGGTAAATCCCCCGCCGTTATCAGTTGAAGTTCCCCATCCGGTTGGAAACCAGTAGTAATAACCGGCCGATGCTTCCAGAGATAGGGAAATCCTTTGAGAAACGGGAAGCCTTACTAAAGGGCCCGCTCCTATGAAAATAAGAGAAACGCCGTCAGCGACAGCCAGGGGAAGGTATAGATAACCGGTTTTCAATCCGGCATTGAAGATCTTCTTCTCCCCGAATG
This window of the Spirochaeta isovalerica genome carries:
- a CDS encoding tRNA (cytidine(34)-2'-O)-methyltransferase, yielding MNLNIVLHEPEIPQNTGNIARTCSATGASLHLIRPLGFSVDEKSVRRAGLDYWHLLDIHYYDDLEDFFGKNPEGLHVFATTKAEKTYDEPLYTSHESVYLIFGKESKGLPEELLVKHRANCVRIPMIGEARSLNLSNSVAIMAYEVMRQCGFDFLQKEGKLHRLSWD
- a CDS encoding ATP-dependent DNA helicase, which codes for MGLTDPRHISVRELIAAVHLSGDLVTESWSNRRAVEGTKGHKIVQESRGDDYQKEVKVSGEFKSEELVLIVDGRMDGLLPASDLRERPLIEEIKTVTESFPPSWEETPEEHRLQLLSYAWLYCREEDLDKTDIQLTYYHMTTGEEKSFSRTVTPDDAAPFIMELTSSYLFLWSRSVERNRDRNESIRGADFPYGDFRGPQREMSVAVYRTLREKGKLMVEAPTGTGKTMGALFPAFKALGENLGDRIFYATARTPGRLAAEEAFSDLLGTGMKCRAVSLTAKQKICFNPGRKCAPDECSWAENYYGKLSEVLESLEESTLFNREKVEELAVEHHMCPFELSLDISLVSDLLICDYNYIFDPLVKLKRYFQFGRGEDYFLLTDEAHNLPDRSRDMFSASINKKAILEVKREVKESHPVLARRLEKINKILLEEMKNLKEENRKWDERDKIPEALRKAVGLFLEEADSTDAGQTVLDLTFEMRRFYRISELAGEQHTVLIRRKGQSCLTLSLLNMDPAPLLEKAFKQFRSSVLFSATLIPSQYFCRTLFGEQEIAFLSLPSPFPEENCSICIRTDIETRYNKREESLPALCSAIERAFSVREGNYIVFFPSYSYMEQAVEFFRNHYPERDIHLQESGMTEEDRSSYLDRFSRDGADSLLAFAVMGGIFGEGIDLKGEKLIGVMIVGPGLPGISVERDLYKKYYEANGERGFDYAYRLPGFNKVLQAAGRVIRSEKDRGLILLIDSRYGWNETRKLYPPYWSRIQYCRNEEQMNNTIVNFWRG
- a CDS encoding aldose epimerase family protein, translating into MKVENFDFGTTKEGEKVSGIRINNEKGLEMALISYGATLTSLKMTDRKGKQEECLLGFGSVSDYEKQDAFIGATIGRVGNRIGKAAYVLDGKEYKLSVNDQGCNHLHGGAKGYDKVIWNIEALKETDRTGVRCTYLSRDGEENYPGNLEVEVIYWLTADNELIMDYKAVTDKRTPVNLTNHAYWNLSGEHRETIHDHYLQIEAESYLPVDEVSIPTGEIRKVEGTPFDFRKLKQIGPDLEKSQGFDHNFNLSAEKKETPSNRIYLEHRGSGRAMEILTTEPGVQFYSGNFLGGLKQMGLDTHYALCLETQMYPDSVNRKDFPSIILNPGEVYRHTTIHKFSHIK
- a CDS encoding carboxymuconolactone decarboxylase family protein yields the protein MKKKEKIKVENFRYFREKHKEIAEAYDHFGQLLHEKGGPLDEKTRWLIKIAVSAASQYDFALHTHIEKALAAGCTPEEIEHAILLVAPTVGFPKAMGALMVFREKD